Genomic DNA from Streptomyces sp. NBC_01571:
GCGCTGACCACCGAGCTCGACAAGCAGTTCGCGGCGCTGAACACGGTGCTCGACAAGTACCGCTCGGACGATCCGCGGGAGAAGGAGCAGAACGGCTTCGTGTCGTACGACAAGGTCACCAAGGACCAGCGCAAGGAGCTCTCGGACGCGGTCAACGCGCTCGCCGAGCCCCTCTCCAAGCTCGCCGCGGCCGTGGTCAAGTAGGCGAGGCGATCATGACGACGGACAGCACGGAATCCACCGACGGGCCCACACCGTCGCGGCGTTCACTGATCGGCTGGGGCGGTGCCGGGCTCGCGCTCGGTGCCGCCGCGGCCGGCGGCGCGGTGGCGATGACCCGTACCGGCAACGACGTGGACCCGGCGGGCGCCGAGACCGGCGCCGCCGTCGCCTTCCACGGAACCCACCAGGCGGGCATCGCCACGCCGGTCCAGGACCGGCTGCACTTCGCCGCGTTCGACGTGAAGACCGACGACCGCGCCGAGTTCGTCCAGATGCTCAAGGACTGGACGGCGGCCGCCCGCCGTATGACCGGCGGCCACACGGTCGGCGAGGGCGCCTACGGCGGCCTGGCCGAGGCGCCGCCGGACGACACCGGTGAGGCGCTGGGCCTCAAGCCGTCCCGGCTCACCCTGACCATCGGCTTCGGGCCGTCGCTCTTCGAGAAGTTCGGCCTGGCGCGGCAGCGCCCGCAGGCGCTCGTCGACCTGCCGACGTTCCCGGGCGACAACCTGGAAGGGGCGCGCAGCAACGGCGACCTGTGCATCCAGGCGTGCGCGGACGACCCGCAGGTCGCGGTGCACGCGATCCGCAACCTGGCCCGGATCGGTTTCGGCAAGGTCGCCATCCGCTGGTCGCAGCTCGGCTTCGGCAAGACCTCGTCGACGACGCCGGACGCGCAGACCCCCCGCAACCTGATGGGTTTCAAGGACGGCACCCGCAACATCGCGGGCACCGAGCCGGAGCGGCTGAAGAAGTTCGTGTGGGTCGGCGAGGGCGACGGCGCGGACTGGATGACCGGTGGCTCGTACCTCGTGGCGCGCCGTATCCGGATGAACATCGAGACCTGGGACCGCACCTCGCTGCAGGAGCAGGAGGACGTGTTCGGCCGGGACAAGGGCGAGGGCGCGCCGGCCGGCAAGGCCAAGGAGCGCGACGAGCCGTTCCTGAAGGCGATGAAGCCGGACGCGCACGTCCGGCTCGCGCATCCCGAGTCCAACGACGGGATCACCCTGCTGCGCCGCGGCTACTCCTTCACGGACGGCACCGACGGTCTGGGCCGGCTGGAGGCGGGGCTGTTCTTCCTCGCGTACCAGCGGGACGTGCGCAAGGGGTTCATCCCCGTGCAGCGCCGGCTCTCGCACTCCGACGCGCTCAACGAGTACATCCAGCACGTGAGTTCGGCGGTCTTCGCCGTCCCACCCGGCGTCCGCGACAAGGACGACTGGTGGGGGCGCACGCTGTTCGCCAAGGAGGCGTAGCCGGTGTTCGGCAATTATCTGATCGGCCTGCGCGAGGGACTGGAAGCCAGCCTCGTCGTCTGCATCCTCATCGCCTACCTGGTGAAGACGGGCCGCAGGGACGCCCTGCGGCCCATCTGGACGGGCATCGCCGTCGCGATCCTGCTGGCGCTCGGCTTCGGCTGCGCGCTCGAATTCGGCTCCCAGGAGATGACGTTCGAGGCGCAGGAGGCGCTCGGCGGTTCGCTGTCGATCGTCGCTGTGGGCCTGGTGACCTGGATGGTCTTCTGGATGCGGCGCACCGCCCGGCATCTGAAGTCCGAGCTGCACGGCAAGCTGGACGCCGCGCTGGCGATGGGGACCGGCGCGCTGGTCGCGACCGCGTTCCTGGCCGTCGGCCGGGAGGGCCTGGAGACCGCGCTGTTCGTGTGGGCGTCGGTGCACGCGGCGAGCGACGGCACGCCACGCCCGCTGATCGGTGTCGCCCTGGGCCTGGCGACCGCGGTGCTCCTCGGCTGGCTGTTCTACCGGGGCGCCCTGCGGATCAACCTCGCCAGGTTCTTCACCTGGACCGGCGGCATGCTGGTGGTGGTCGCCGCGGGCGTGATCGCGTACGGCGTGCACGACCTGCAGGAAGCCGACTGGATCCCCGGGCTGCGGAACCTGGCCTTCGACATCAGCGGTGCGATCCCGCCGGACAGTTGGTACGGCACCCTCCTCAAGGGCGTCTTCAACTTCCAGCCCGATCCGACCGTCGTTCAGATCACGGTGTGGGCGCTCTACTTGGTCCCGACCCTCGCGATCTTCCTCGCCCCGGTAGGGTTCGCCTCCGGGAAGGGGAAGGTGAAGGTACCTGATGAGCAGGGATCGCGCGGGTCACAGCCCTCGAAGACTTCTTAGCCTCGTACGGGCGGCTCTTCGCCGTCCCGGACCTGGCGGTCACCACCGTTTCGCCCTGGCGACGGGCGCGGTGGCCGTCCTGTCCGTGACGGCGAGCGGCTGCGTGGTGGTGCACGGGGAGCGGGAGGTCGTCCCGGCGGCCACACGGGGCGAGGCCGCCCGCGCCCTCGGCGACTTCACCACCGCGTACAACAAGGCGGACAAGGCCAACGACCGTTCACTGGACGCGGACCGCGTCACGGGCGCCCTCGGGGCCATCGACGGCGCGAAGCTGAAGGCCGGCCGGCAGAACAACCCGGGCGGCAACCCGGGGTACTCGCCGCTGGAGCTGAGCGACGCGAAGTTCGCCATACCCGCGAAGGCGGGCTGGCCGCGCTGGTTCGTGGCGGACACCGCGGCCAACAAGGGCCTGGCGGGCAGCCGTTGGCTCCTCGTCTTCACGCGCGGCAGTGCGAACGACGTGTGGCAGGCCTCCTACCTGACCGTGCTGGCGGGCGCCGATGTGCCGAAGTTCCAGCAGGACAAGGACGGTTGGGCGCAGCCGGTCACGCCGGACGACGCGGCCCTCGCCGTGGGTCCGGGGAAGCTGAGCCAGTCCTACGCGACGTATCTGAAGAGCGGCGGCGAGACCTTCGCCCCGGGCGTCCACACCTCGCAGTGGCGGGCTCTGCGCGGCAGGAACGCCAGCAGGCCCGGCCTCGCCCGGCAGTACATCGACGAGCCGCTGACTTCGGGCGACTACGCCCCGGTCGGGCTGCGCACCACGGACGGCGGGGCGCTGGTCTTCTTCGCCACGCAGCGCTACGAGAAGCAGACCGCCGCGCAGGGCACCGAACTTTCCGCGCAGAGCGCGGACGTCAAGGCCCTGACGACCGGTGACGTCAAGCAGTCCCTCACCCTGGGGTTCGTCTCCAACCAGGCGGCCCTGGACCCGGCGAAGGGTGCTCAGGACCAGCGGGTGACGGTGCTCGGCCGGGTCGAGGGTCTGACGGCGGCGAAGGGCGGCTGACGGCCCGGCCCGTGACACCCGCCGGGGGTGCCCGGCGGGTGTGGCGCCGGTGTCCAGCCGCTGCTAGCCGCGGTGGGGCCAGGCGGCCAGCTGGTCGGACTCGTTCTCCCCCACGTAGCGGGCGCAGGCGTCCGTCAGGGCCTCGAGCAGGGTCAGCGGGTCGGGGAGCGGGTGCTCGGGGCCGCGCAGCCAGTCGACGCTCAGCTCACCGGGGAGCTGGGCCGGCGGGACGAGGACGTAGGAACCACGGCAGTGCCAGCGCAGGCCGGGGTGTTCGTCCGTCGTCTCGGGGTGCGAGTCCAGCTCGCAGGGCCACCACTCGTCCTCGTCCTCGGGCGTACCGCGGGTGAGCGTGAAGAAGAACATGCGTCCGTCACCGCTCTCGGCGACGGGTCCGACCTCGACGCCGGAGGAGAGCAGCCGCTCCAGGGCCTCGCGGCCCGCGTCGACCGGCACGTCGAGCACGTCGTGCACCATGCCGGTGGCGGTGATGAAGTTGGCCTGCGGCTGGTGCCGTACCCATCGCTCGATCTGGGCGCGGTCGGTCGTGGACTGGGTCTGCCAGGCGAAGGACACGGGGTGGCGCGCGGGGGTGGGGCAGCCGACGCGATCACAGGAACATCGGTAGCCGGAGGGGTACGCGGCCTGCGCGAGCGGCAGCCCAGCGGCGGCAGCGGCGAGCAGCAGGGCTTCACGCCCGCCGTCGTCGGCGATCTCCTTGGGACGGCGACCACGCAGCCACTGGGAGATCCTGCCCTGCGCGCCGGAGCGGCGGCCGAACTCTGCGCTCATCAATCTCCTCGCCTAGCAGTGGTGCCGACAGCGGTCGTGCCGATGCGGTCGTACCGGCGGACGCCTTCGCGACCGGCATCCGACAAGCCCTATGGTCCCACCATCCTGCGCCCCGGGTGGACAGAGCTCGCATCCGGGGTGGGTGGGACCAGGGCTCCACCGGCCGGAGTCGGGCAGAACGGACCACTTTGGTGTGATTTATCTCCGTGGGGCGAGCCCGTACAGGGCGTAGTCGACCAGGGTGTCCGTGTACGCGTACGAAATCGGGCCGGTGCGCTGGAGCCAGCGCTGGGCGAGCGGGGAGACGAAGAGCTCCAGGGCGATCCGGGGGTCGAGGTCGGGCCGCAGGGCGCCTTCGTCCTGGGCGGACCTGAGCCGCTTCACGTACAGCTGGAGCTGGGGTTCGAGGAGTTTGGCGACGAACTCGGCGCCGAGCGCTTCGTTCACCAGGCCCTCGGCGGCCAGGGCGCGCGACGGGACCTCGAACGCGGGGTTCAGCAGCTCGTCGACCGTGCCGCGCAGGACCCGTTTGAGGTCGGCGGCGAGGTCGCCGGTGTCCGGGATCTCGTACGACTCCTGTCCCGCCTCCCGGGCGGACCGCTCCGCGAGGTCCGTGAAGGCGTCCAGGAGCACCGCGGCCTTCGAGGGCCACCACCGGTAGATCGTCTGCTTGCCGACGCCGGCGCGGGCGGCGACGCCCTCGATCGTGGTCCGGGGGTAGCCGACCTCGCCGACGAGGGCGAGGGCCGCGTCGAAGATCGCGCGACGGGACTTCTCGCTGCGCCGCGAGGAGTCGGGGGCGGACCTGCCGGCGGGCGGGGCGGGCTGGGGAGACGTCGGGTCCATGGGGCGAACCTAACAGGTCGGCAAGACGGGGCGTCTCGCCGCCGTTCGGCCTGACGGGTGGGGTGCGGAGGGGGTCCGGGGGCGGCCCGCGGGCGGACCACCCGTTCGCCACCGAGCCGGACGGTGTCTCCCGGCGCACCATGGGCATCATCTGCCCCGCGGTACGTGAGGAGCGCTCCTTGCACCCTCTGCGCAGCGCCACACCCCGGCGCTATCTGATGTGCCCGCCCGAGCACTTCGCCGTCACCTACACCATCAATCCCTGGATGGACCCGGCCAAGCCGGTCGACGGGGCGCTCGCCGTCGCCCAGTGGGAGGACCTGCGGGACCGCTACCGCTCACTGGGCCACACGGTCGAGGAGCTCGTCCCGCGCCGCGGCCTGCCGGACATGGTCTTCGCCGCGAACGGGGCGACGGTCGTGGACGGCCGGGTGCTGGGCGCGCGCTTCGCGCACCGGGAGCGGGAGGCGGAGGCGGCGGTGCACCTGGAGTGGTTCCGCGCCCACGGCTTCCCGTCCGTGCGCGAGCCGGTGCACGTCAACGAGGGCGAGGGCGACTTCGCGGTCACCGCCTCGTACCTGCTCGCCGGGCGCGGCTTCCGGGCGAGCCCGCTCTCGCACGGTGAGGCCCAGGAGTACTTCGGCCGCCCGGTGCTCGGGCTCGACCTGGTCGATCCCCGTTACTACCACCTCGACACGGCCCTCACCGTCCTCGACGACGCCACGGACGAGATCATGTACTACCCGCCCGCGTTCTCTCCCGGAAGCCGCGAGGTGCTGCGCCGGCTGATCCCCGACGCGTTGACCGCCACCGACGAGGACGCGGCCGCGTTCGGCCTGAACGGGGTCTCGGACGGCCTGCACGTGCTGCTGCCGCAGGCCGCGACCGGGCTCCTCGAGCCGCTCCGCGACCGGGGGTTCGAGCCCATCGGCATCGATCTGAGTGAACTCCTCAAGGGCGGCGGCAGCGTGAAGTGCTGCACGCAGGAACTGAGGTGAGGCGGTGAGGCGGTGAGGCGGTGAGGCGGGAGACCGCGCGGCCGTGAACGTACCGGGTGTCAGTCCTCGTCGGCCGGGGGCGGCCAGGGGTCGCCCCAGTCCGCGTCCCGGGCCGCGCGGTAGAGCGGCCCGTGGCGCTTGGTCACCGTCTCGCGGTGCAGGGACTCGTCCGGGCCGCACAGGTCGAGCAGCACCTGCCCCTTGCGGATCTGCGGCTTGCGCACCACGCGGGAGGAGGCCGGGTCCGCCGGGAGGCGGGTGGCGGCGACGTAGCTGAACTTCTCGTCCTCGTACGCCAAAGAGCCGCCCTTGACCTGCCGGTGGAGGGAGGAACGGCTGACCCTGGCGGAGAAGTGGCACCAGTCCTCGCCGGGCACGATGGGGCAGGCCGCACTGTGCGGACAGGGCGCGGCGACGCGGAACCCGGCGTCGATCAGACGGTCGCGGGCCTCGATCACCCGAGCGTATCCGTCGGGCGTGCCCGGCTCGATGATCACGACGGAGGCGGCCGCGGCGGCCGCGGCCGTCACCACGGAGACGCGGTCGGCGGCGGTGAGTTCACCGAGGACGTAGGACACCGTCACGAGATCGGTGCTCTCGAGTGTGAGCGCCGCTCCGATGCGGGTGCGGTGCCACTCCGCGGGCTTCAGCTCCGGGTTCGTGGCGGCGATCTCGCGGCCCAGCGCGAGAGCGGG
This window encodes:
- the ddaH gene encoding dimethylargininase gives rise to the protein MGIICPAVREERSLHPLRSATPRRYLMCPPEHFAVTYTINPWMDPAKPVDGALAVAQWEDLRDRYRSLGHTVEELVPRRGLPDMVFAANGATVVDGRVLGARFAHREREAEAAVHLEWFRAHGFPSVREPVHVNEGEGDFAVTASYLLAGRGFRASPLSHGEAQEYFGRPVLGLDLVDPRYYHLDTALTVLDDATDEIMYYPPAFSPGSREVLRRLIPDALTATDEDAAAFGLNGVSDGLHVLLPQAATGLLEPLRDRGFEPIGIDLSELLKGGGSVKCCTQELR
- a CDS encoding small ribosomal subunit Rsm22 family protein — its product is MNAPAPPADTLRTALAGLLDGLPPKAAAQAVERLIANYRGTTPTHAPILRDRSDVVAYAAYRMPATFEAVRAALEAFADAVPAWAPTSHVDIGGGTGAATWAVNATWPGARPVTVLDWAEPALALGREIAATNPELKPAEWHRTRIGAALTLESTDLVTVSYVLGELTAADRVSVVTAAAAAAASVVIIEPGTPDGYARVIEARDRLIDAGFRVAAPCPHSAACPIVPGEDWCHFSARVSRSSLHRQVKGGSLAYEDEKFSYVAATRLPADPASSRVVRKPQIRKGQVLLDLCGPDESLHRETVTKRHGPLYRAARDADWGDPWPPPADED
- the efeB gene encoding iron uptake transporter deferrochelatase/peroxidase subunit → MTTDSTESTDGPTPSRRSLIGWGGAGLALGAAAAGGAVAMTRTGNDVDPAGAETGAAVAFHGTHQAGIATPVQDRLHFAAFDVKTDDRAEFVQMLKDWTAAARRMTGGHTVGEGAYGGLAEAPPDDTGEALGLKPSRLTLTIGFGPSLFEKFGLARQRPQALVDLPTFPGDNLEGARSNGDLCIQACADDPQVAVHAIRNLARIGFGKVAIRWSQLGFGKTSSTTPDAQTPRNLMGFKDGTRNIAGTEPERLKKFVWVGEGDGADWMTGGSYLVARRIRMNIETWDRTSLQEQEDVFGRDKGEGAPAGKAKERDEPFLKAMKPDAHVRLAHPESNDGITLLRRGYSFTDGTDGLGRLEAGLFFLAYQRDVRKGFIPVQRRLSHSDALNEYIQHVSSAVFAVPPGVRDKDDWWGRTLFAKEA
- a CDS encoding bifunctional DNA primase/polymerase codes for the protein MSAEFGRRSGAQGRISQWLRGRRPKEIADDGGREALLLAAAAAGLPLAQAAYPSGYRCSCDRVGCPTPARHPVSFAWQTQSTTDRAQIERWVRHQPQANFITATGMVHDVLDVPVDAGREALERLLSSGVEVGPVAESGDGRMFFFTLTRGTPEDEDEWWPCELDSHPETTDEHPGLRWHCRGSYVLVPPAQLPGELSVDWLRGPEHPLPDPLTLLEALTDACARYVGENESDQLAAWPHRG
- the efeU gene encoding iron uptake transporter permease EfeU produces the protein MFGNYLIGLREGLEASLVVCILIAYLVKTGRRDALRPIWTGIAVAILLALGFGCALEFGSQEMTFEAQEALGGSLSIVAVGLVTWMVFWMRRTARHLKSELHGKLDAALAMGTGALVATAFLAVGREGLETALFVWASVHAASDGTPRPLIGVALGLATAVLLGWLFYRGALRINLARFFTWTGGMLVVVAAGVIAYGVHDLQEADWIPGLRNLAFDISGAIPPDSWYGTLLKGVFNFQPDPTVVQITVWALYLVPTLAIFLAPVGFASGKGKVKVPDEQGSRGSQPSKTS
- a CDS encoding TetR/AcrR family transcriptional regulator — its product is MDPTSPQPAPPAGRSAPDSSRRSEKSRRAIFDAALALVGEVGYPRTTIEGVAARAGVGKQTIYRWWPSKAAVLLDAFTDLAERSAREAGQESYEIPDTGDLAADLKRVLRGTVDELLNPAFEVPSRALAAEGLVNEALGAEFVAKLLEPQLQLYVKRLRSAQDEGALRPDLDPRIALELFVSPLAQRWLQRTGPISYAYTDTLVDYALYGLAPRR